The Arachis ipaensis cultivar K30076 chromosome B07, Araip1.1, whole genome shotgun sequence genome includes a window with the following:
- the LOC107606813 gene encoding uncharacterized protein LOC107606813 produces MGATLFHRSILEVRLPKHFDKPTDMRYDGTQDPQEHLTTFEARMNLEGVGDEVRCHAFPVTLAGPAIRWFNSLPQGSVASFSDISCAFLSQFTTRIAKAKHLINLLGITQRPGEPTRKYLDQFNDECLEIDGLTDSVASLCLTNGLLNEDFRKHLTTKPVWTMQEIQSVARKYINDEEVSQVVAANKRQPAYNQPRQHGGGERPKEHARDGGSSKTSRPFPRVGKFTNYTPLIVPIVEVYQQIVEKGILSKPRPLKDRTGGTRASIVIIIRAMDTRHKTLST; encoded by the coding sequence ATGGGCGCAACCCTGTTTCATCGTTCCATCCTCGAGGTCCGGCTACCAAAGCACTTTGATAAGCCGACAgacatgaggtacgacggaacCCAAGACCCCCAGGAGCATCTTACGACCTTCGAGGCCAGAATGAACTTGGAGGGAGTAGGCGACGAAGTAAGGTGTCACGCGTTCCCGGTCACTCTGGCaggacctgcaatacggtggtttaacaGCCTCCCGCAGGGCTCTGTTGCCAGTTTTTCGGACATTAGCTGCGCTTTCTTGTCCCAATTCACTACCAGAATTGCGAAGGCGAAACACCTGATAAACTTACTCGGGATAACACAAAGGCCCGGTGAGCCAACCAGAAAATACTTGGACCAGTTCAACGATGAATGTTTGGAGATCGACGGGCTAACTGACTCGGTGGCTAGCTTGTGTTTGACGAATGGACTCCTAAACGAGGATTTCAGGAAGCACCTCACCACGAAACCGGTATGGACGATGCAAGAGATCCAAAGTGTGGCCAGGAAATATATTAACGATGAAGAAGTCAGCCAAGTCGTGGCAGCCAACAAACGGCAGCCGGCCTACAACCAACCCCGGCAGCACGGTGGTGGGGAAAGGCCGAAGGAGCACGCCAGAGACGGCGGGTCGAGCAAGACATCCAGGCCGTTTCCCCGAGTCGGAAaattcaccaactacacccccctcATCGTTCCCATCGTAGAGGTTTATCAGCAAATAGTTGAGAAAGGAATTCTATCGAAGCCTCGACCTCTCAAGGACAGAACCGGGGGAACAAGAGCCTCTATTGTGATTATCATAAGGGCTATGGACACAAGACACAAGACTCTTTCGACCTGA